One part of the Bdellovibrio sp. KM01 genome encodes these proteins:
- a CDS encoding ATP-dependent helicase, which yields MDVLEFVTKNLNPAQKEAVETLEGPILILAGAGSGKTRVLTHRMANMIGNGAASPEEILMVTFTNKAAKEMEHRIYKLLTDLQVPVHSQLWISTFHSFCVRVLRQHVTLLDYKPFFGIYDSSDSLAQIKKVMTALNINDKIYPAKNFQGRISSAKMLGLTPDQFEKGNKRLMDQKTVEVYKAYENEMKKANSMDFDDLLMKTYELFRMYPDILAQYQQKFRFIMVDEYQDTNHIQYLLVQMLAKAHRNLCVVGDEDQSIYSWRGADIKNILDFEKDFPEAKVVKLEENYRSSANIVNAATAVIKNNSQRKDKTLFTSNTEGDLINVREERNEYDEAKFVAKTIQTMINEGEGSYNDYAVFYRTNAQSRVLEEQLRTFGIPYRLIGGVRFYERMEIKDIICYLKLSINPADDIAFKRIINVPARGIGKTTVEKIEELAFQKNMTLMEAAEKAVNERLFNAGTSGKVRRFLDLMTELTANANAFKLTDFYHIVLDRSEYLMALKKDESPEAQARIENLEELDNAIAQFAKERGEESTLTSFLEEMALVNDVDSLDQEQNSVTMMTLHISKGLEFPYVFVVGLEENLFPSSRSAESESEEDVEEERRLAYVGMTRARQKLWLTYAKMRRVWGQEQFNPPSRFIKEIPTQFVNFKSAAADAPRFVSRYGTSGSNSDEYFPSAWSSSGSSDRNKPRSGGDDFDTQDFPDYDDMGSSSKSSYSKGMRVRHPTFGVGTVYSTEGAGDNLKVSVMFTDNTVKKFVVKYARLERV from the coding sequence GTGGATGTATTGGAATTTGTTACGAAAAATTTGAATCCGGCACAGAAGGAAGCAGTTGAGACCCTGGAAGGGCCGATTCTGATTCTGGCGGGAGCAGGTTCCGGCAAAACCCGCGTTCTTACTCATCGCATGGCCAATATGATCGGAAACGGCGCCGCAAGCCCCGAAGAAATCCTTATGGTGACCTTTACAAATAAGGCCGCCAAAGAGATGGAACATCGTATTTACAAGCTTCTGACGGACCTTCAAGTTCCGGTTCACAGCCAGCTTTGGATTTCCACTTTCCATAGTTTCTGCGTGCGCGTTTTACGCCAACACGTGACCCTTTTGGATTATAAACCGTTCTTTGGAATCTATGACTCTTCTGATTCGCTGGCGCAAATCAAAAAAGTTATGACCGCTTTGAACATCAACGACAAAATTTATCCTGCTAAAAATTTTCAAGGCCGTATCAGCAGCGCCAAAATGTTGGGTCTGACTCCTGACCAATTTGAAAAGGGCAACAAACGCCTGATGGACCAAAAAACGGTCGAGGTGTACAAAGCCTACGAAAACGAAATGAAAAAAGCGAACAGCATGGATTTCGACGATCTTCTGATGAAGACTTACGAACTCTTCCGCATGTATCCAGACATCCTCGCTCAGTACCAGCAAAAATTCCGCTTCATCATGGTGGATGAATATCAAGATACGAATCACATCCAATATCTTTTGGTGCAAATGCTGGCGAAAGCTCACCGTAACTTGTGCGTCGTCGGTGACGAAGATCAATCGATCTATTCGTGGCGTGGAGCAGACATCAAAAACATTCTGGATTTCGAAAAAGACTTCCCAGAAGCGAAAGTTGTAAAGCTCGAAGAAAACTATCGTTCTTCAGCGAACATCGTGAACGCGGCGACAGCCGTGATCAAAAACAACTCGCAACGTAAAGACAAAACTCTTTTCACTTCCAACACGGAAGGCGACCTGATCAACGTGCGCGAAGAGCGTAACGAATACGACGAAGCGAAATTCGTCGCAAAAACAATTCAGACGATGATCAACGAGGGCGAAGGGTCTTACAATGACTACGCCGTGTTTTACCGCACCAATGCGCAGTCTCGCGTGCTTGAAGAACAACTGCGCACCTTTGGCATTCCTTACCGCTTGATCGGCGGCGTGCGTTTCTATGAACGCATGGAAATCAAAGACATCATTTGCTACCTGAAACTTTCCATCAACCCGGCGGACGATATTGCCTTCAAACGTATTATCAATGTGCCGGCGCGTGGTATCGGCAAAACGACTGTCGAGAAAATCGAAGAGCTGGCTTTCCAAAAAAATATGACTTTGATGGAAGCCGCAGAAAAAGCTGTGAATGAACGCCTGTTCAACGCCGGCACTTCTGGAAAAGTTCGCAGATTCCTGGATTTGATGACAGAACTTACAGCGAATGCAAATGCGTTTAAGCTGACTGATTTCTATCACATCGTATTGGACCGCTCTGAATACTTGATGGCCTTGAAAAAAGACGAGTCTCCAGAAGCACAAGCCCGTATCGAAAACTTAGAAGAACTCGACAATGCTATCGCTCAATTCGCGAAAGAACGTGGCGAGGAATCCACTTTGACCAGCTTCCTGGAAGAAATGGCTTTGGTAAATGACGTTGATTCCCTGGATCAGGAACAAAACTCTGTGACCATGATGACACTTCATATCTCCAAAGGTTTGGAGTTCCCTTATGTGTTCGTGGTGGGCTTAGAGGAAAACCTTTTCCCCAGCTCGCGCAGTGCTGAATCAGAATCCGAAGAGGATGTTGAAGAAGAGCGCCGCCTGGCCTATGTCGGTATGACTCGCGCCCGTCAAAAATTGTGGCTGACTTATGCAAAGATGCGCCGTGTATGGGGGCAGGAGCAATTCAATCCGCCATCACGCTTCATCAAAGAAATTCCGACGCAGTTTGTGAATTTCAAATCCGCGGCGGCCGATGCCCCTCGTTTTGTATCCAGATATGGCACAAGTGGTAGTAATTCTGACGAATACTTCCCAAGTGCGTGGTCTTCCTCGGGTTCAAGTGATCGCAACAAACCTCGCTCTGGTGGCGATGACTTTGATACCCAAGACTTCCCGGATTACGATGACATGGGTTCATCCAGCAAGAGTTCTTACTCTAAAGGTATGCGCGTCCGCCATCCAACATTTGGAGTCGGCACGGTGTACTCCACAGAAGGTGCTGGGGATAATTTGAAGGTCAGCGTTATGTTCACAGACAATACCGTGAAAAAGTTTGTCGTTAAATACGCGCGTCTTGAAAGAGTTTAA
- a CDS encoding KamA family radical SAM protein → MKLHFPYSRKPADIADSDWNNWTWQLRHSLKTKADFEKAFDLSENERAAFSEGSELFNIRTTPYYASLAGGEGESIRQILMPQKFEIEEGLQQMLDPLGERKNNPAPRVIHRYSDRVLFLITDICSVYCRFCTRKHFTGQEQAFIRNEEYEKAISYIKTHPGIREVILSGGDPLTVSDGQLDRVLGDLRAIEHVEIIRIGSRMPVVCPMRITDDLVKILKKHKPVFLMSHFNHPNELTAEAAAGLEKLVDNGVPVMNQMVLLNGVNNHPALVQALNRRLLFLRVKPYYMFQCDPSQGTDHLRTSIEDSLEIQKELWGHLSGLAMPNLSVDIPDGGGKTYLVPNFETSREGNVRTYTGWDGVQAQYISPAPDKIKKPELHHYEQEWNQLKSAKSKNY, encoded by the coding sequence ATGAAGCTGCATTTCCCTTATTCCCGTAAACCTGCTGATATCGCCGACTCTGATTGGAACAATTGGACGTGGCAGCTTCGTCATTCACTTAAGACTAAAGCTGATTTTGAAAAGGCCTTTGATCTGTCTGAAAACGAGCGTGCCGCTTTCAGTGAAGGCAGCGAGCTCTTTAATATCCGTACAACGCCATATTATGCGAGCTTGGCCGGTGGCGAAGGCGAATCTATTCGCCAGATTTTGATGCCACAAAAGTTTGAAATCGAAGAAGGTTTGCAGCAGATGCTGGATCCTTTGGGGGAGCGGAAAAACAATCCGGCTCCGCGCGTGATTCATCGCTATTCAGATCGCGTGCTGTTTTTGATCACGGATATTTGTAGCGTTTATTGTCGCTTCTGCACGCGTAAGCATTTTACCGGTCAGGAACAGGCTTTTATTCGTAACGAAGAATACGAAAAAGCGATCAGCTATATAAAAACTCATCCAGGTATTCGCGAAGTCATCTTATCGGGCGGCGATCCGTTGACGGTGAGTGATGGCCAGCTGGATCGAGTGTTGGGTGACTTGCGTGCGATTGAGCATGTTGAAATCATCCGTATCGGATCCCGTATGCCAGTGGTCTGCCCGATGCGTATCACTGACGATCTGGTAAAAATTTTGAAAAAGCACAAGCCAGTGTTTTTGATGTCGCACTTTAATCATCCCAATGAATTAACCGCGGAAGCAGCTGCTGGTCTGGAAAAGCTGGTGGATAACGGGGTACCGGTGATGAATCAGATGGTGTTGCTTAACGGCGTAAACAATCATCCAGCCTTGGTGCAAGCTTTGAATCGTCGTTTGTTGTTCTTGCGAGTAAAACCGTACTACATGTTTCAGTGCGACCCTTCGCAAGGAACGGATCACTTGCGCACTTCGATTGAAGATTCTTTGGAAATTCAAAAAGAGTTGTGGGGGCACTTGTCAGGCCTTGCGATGCCGAATCTGTCTGTGGATATTCCAGATGGCGGTGGAAAAACTTATTTGGTTCCCAATTTTGAAACATCTCGCGAGGGCAATGTTCGCACCTATACAGGGTGGGATGGAGTGCAAGCTCAGTATATCAGCCCTGCACCAGATAAAATCAAAAAGCCCGAGCTGCATCACTACGAACAAGAGTGGAATCAGCTAAAGTCGGCAAAATCTAAAAATTATTAA
- a CDS encoding co-chaperone GroES, translating to MAKKKSSAKKAVKKTAKKVVKKVAKQVSKKSPAKKSAGKVAKKAPVKKAAAKAAPKAVKKTAAKKAAPKKAAPKKVAKAPAKKSPAVKTKAPAMAHLVKPAAKKLVDLSDFVTPLDDRLIVQTSGSDRMSASGLLYIPDTVADVSGNLHGTVVSVGRGHVNKKGHLTPMELKVGDKVVFSQYSGSKIKLKNEDLVILRETEVMGVVEK from the coding sequence GTGGCTAAGAAGAAATCTTCTGCTAAGAAAGCCGTAAAAAAGACCGCAAAAAAGGTCGTTAAAAAAGTCGCAAAACAAGTTTCTAAAAAATCGCCAGCAAAAAAGTCTGCGGGTAAAGTCGCAAAAAAAGCTCCAGTAAAAAAAGCCGCAGCGAAAGCAGCTCCGAAGGCTGTTAAAAAAACGGCTGCGAAAAAGGCAGCACCTAAGAAAGCTGCACCTAAAAAAGTAGCTAAAGCACCGGCAAAGAAATCTCCAGCCGTAAAAACTAAAGCGCCAGCGATGGCTCATTTGGTAAAGCCAGCAGCGAAAAAGTTGGTGGACCTCAGTGATTTTGTCACTCCACTGGATGATCGTTTGATTGTGCAAACTTCTGGTTCTGATCGTATGTCGGCGAGCGGTTTGCTTTATATTCCAGACACGGTAGCTGATGTTTCCGGCAATCTGCATGGAACAGTGGTTTCTGTGGGGCGTGGTCATGTGAATAAAAAAGGTCACTTGACGCCAATGGAACTGAAAGTCGGGGACAAAGTTGTGTTCTCGCAATACTCCGGTTCAAAAATTAAATTAAAAAATGAAGACCTCGTCATCCTTCGCGAAACTGAAGTGATGGGCGTGGTAGAAAAGTAA
- a CDS encoding SAM-dependent methyltransferase — MKKPLEEMRDGQSIELLKELHILTRDGKINQDSRRKLKQVYHLYNFIEPLLKDLQASGDDVTLVDHGAGKSYLGFIIYDLFFKNLASKGHVYGIETRDELVKKSVELQGKLDFPNMSFLPLLVAEATESKLLPEKIGLVTALHACDTATDDAIDFALKKQAKHIVLVPCCQAEMAKVLRQNKAKQLASPLTEVWRHPIHTREFGSHLTNVLRSLRLEAHGYQVTVTELVGFEHSMKNELIIATKKEGPRQRAADRLNWILEELNLKEMAMRFSTATSSK; from the coding sequence ATGAAAAAGCCCTTAGAAGAAATGCGCGACGGTCAATCGATCGAGTTACTTAAAGAACTTCACATTCTGACCCGTGACGGAAAAATTAATCAAGACAGTCGTCGAAAATTGAAGCAGGTGTATCACCTGTATAATTTCATCGAGCCGTTGCTGAAAGATCTTCAAGCATCTGGCGACGACGTGACATTGGTGGATCATGGCGCTGGCAAGTCTTACCTGGGTTTTATCATCTATGATTTGTTCTTTAAAAATCTAGCAAGCAAAGGTCATGTGTACGGTATTGAAACGCGTGACGAGCTTGTTAAGAAATCCGTCGAGCTACAGGGAAAGTTAGACTTTCCGAACATGTCTTTCCTGCCTTTGTTGGTGGCGGAAGCCACTGAATCTAAACTCTTGCCGGAAAAAATCGGTTTGGTTACAGCCCTGCATGCTTGCGATACGGCGACCGATGACGCCATTGATTTTGCATTGAAGAAGCAAGCGAAGCACATCGTACTAGTTCCGTGTTGTCAGGCCGAAATGGCCAAAGTCCTTCGTCAAAATAAAGCCAAACAACTTGCAAGCCCACTTACAGAAGTTTGGCGTCACCCTATTCACACCCGTGAATTCGGGAGTCATTTGACGAATGTTTTGCGCAGTCTTAGATTGGAAGCCCATGGTTATCAAGTCACTGTGACGGAGCTTGTCGGGTTCGAACATTCCATGAAAAACGAACTGATCATTGCCACTAAGAAAGAAGGCCCTCGCCAGCGTGCGGCCGATCGTTTGAATTGGATTCTGGAAGAGCTTAACTTGAAGGAGATGGCCATGCGTTTTTCGACGGCGACGTCCTCTAAATAA
- a CDS encoding transglycosylase domain-containing protein: MTLAIIVGLGIGVYSYFSLEKEMSQKLESKRFIVPTEYYAGPRVFNVRNSADANTVEGLFKNQNFRRRDYDQRLLQGDYFLADKEQCSARLQLPLDENQVACFAWVNKDVATDKVDSSMQVLVFQNDGTISKILLGAPFQESQTAYGEAPLLAQYIGNEPLMQKTVTLGEVPPTCSNAIMAIEDAQFLEHGGVSIKGIMRAVVKNITTGRKEGGSTITQQLVKNYFLTSERTFKRKYNEFIMSILLESRFNKDEILETYLNVIYMGQNGSFQVRGYGAAARYYFNKEVSDLDLSECSLLAAIVNSPGLYNPFKKPANAERRRHLVLDKMKGLDYITEAQMTAADHMPLPSAPITLATETAPYYLDAVRKQLDSLKIPVEGLRIYTALDLEAQQAAQESLRNHLDGLEKTNKHIKSLKEKGNSLEGIVLVGDNRSGLVNVVVGGRNYRMTQFNRAIDGHRQVGSTMKPFVYLTALMNETPEGKPYSPITLLNDEKQQIKYEGQTWAPENYGKKYYGQVPMFYALKNSMNAATANLGMQVGIGNIVDIAHKFGIDSELKAFPSLTLGAFEMYPREVLQSYMTIANMGLRRDISFVRKAVNAEGNEVYTFDAHERQVEDPATVASLISMMKQVIVSGSARAIPLNGFTNPAAGKTGTTNDNKDAWFSGFTPYLTTIVWVGYDNNLQHKLTGSSGGVPVWTDFMKKIGSRYPADDFAWPEGTVKVTLDEETLKALNAVQAPFDPTSVELIFRKGTEP; encoded by the coding sequence GTGACGCTTGCAATCATCGTGGGCCTTGGGATTGGTGTCTATTCCTATTTCTCTCTCGAAAAAGAGATGTCACAGAAGCTCGAGTCCAAGCGCTTCATTGTACCTACGGAGTACTATGCGGGGCCGCGAGTTTTCAATGTGCGCAACAGCGCCGACGCCAACACCGTAGAAGGCCTCTTTAAGAATCAAAATTTCCGTCGTCGCGACTATGATCAGCGTTTGTTGCAGGGCGATTACTTTCTGGCCGACAAAGAGCAGTGCAGCGCTCGACTCCAACTACCGTTGGATGAGAATCAAGTCGCTTGCTTTGCCTGGGTGAACAAAGATGTCGCAACCGACAAAGTTGATTCCAGCATGCAGGTTTTGGTTTTCCAAAATGATGGCACTATCTCGAAAATATTACTGGGAGCGCCTTTCCAGGAATCACAAACGGCTTACGGCGAAGCGCCACTTTTGGCACAGTACATCGGTAACGAACCTTTAATGCAAAAAACCGTGACATTGGGTGAAGTACCTCCAACCTGTTCAAACGCGATCATGGCAATCGAAGATGCACAGTTTCTGGAACACGGCGGAGTCAGCATCAAAGGCATCATGCGGGCCGTGGTCAAGAATATTACGACCGGTCGTAAAGAAGGTGGTAGCACCATCACGCAACAGCTGGTGAAAAACTATTTCCTGACCAGCGAAAGAACTTTCAAAAGAAAATACAATGAATTCATCATGTCGATCTTGTTAGAGTCGCGCTTTAACAAAGACGAAATTCTAGAGACTTACCTGAATGTCATCTACATGGGACAAAATGGTTCGTTCCAGGTGCGTGGCTACGGAGCAGCGGCACGTTACTACTTTAATAAAGAAGTTTCCGATTTAGATCTGTCAGAGTGTTCTTTGTTAGCTGCCATTGTGAATAGCCCGGGCCTTTACAATCCGTTCAAAAAACCCGCGAACGCAGAACGCCGGCGCCACCTGGTTTTGGATAAAATGAAGGGTTTAGATTATATTACTGAAGCACAAATGACGGCTGCGGATCACATGCCTTTGCCAAGCGCTCCGATCACACTGGCGACAGAAACAGCTCCGTACTATCTGGATGCCGTTCGCAAACAATTGGACTCGTTAAAAATTCCAGTGGAAGGACTGCGCATCTACACCGCTTTGGATCTGGAAGCCCAACAAGCGGCGCAAGAATCTTTGCGCAATCATCTGGATGGACTTGAAAAGACCAATAAACACATCAAAAGCCTGAAAGAAAAAGGCAACAGCCTGGAAGGCATTGTCTTGGTCGGTGACAATCGTTCTGGCTTGGTAAATGTGGTGGTTGGCGGTCGCAATTATCGCATGACTCAGTTCAACCGCGCGATCGATGGACATCGTCAAGTGGGCTCGACCATGAAGCCCTTCGTTTATTTGACGGCGTTGATGAATGAGACCCCCGAGGGGAAACCTTACTCTCCGATCACGCTGCTAAATGATGAAAAGCAGCAGATTAAGTACGAAGGACAAACATGGGCCCCGGAAAATTATGGCAAAAAATATTACGGCCAAGTTCCGATGTTCTATGCTTTGAAAAACTCCATGAATGCGGCAACCGCCAATCTTGGCATGCAAGTCGGTATCGGTAACATCGTCGATATCGCTCACAAATTCGGGATCGACTCGGAATTAAAAGCCTTCCCATCTCTGACTTTGGGTGCATTTGAAATGTATCCCCGCGAAGTTTTACAAAGCTATATGACTATCGCGAACATGGGACTTCGTCGCGATATTTCCTTTGTTCGCAAAGCCGTGAATGCCGAAGGTAACGAAGTTTACACTTTCGATGCGCACGAAAGACAAGTGGAAGACCCTGCCACGGTCGCAAGCCTGATCAGCATGATGAAACAAGTGATCGTATCGGGTTCGGCGCGGGCGATTCCTTTGAATGGATTTACAAATCCTGCCGCAGGAAAAACCGGCACCACAAATGACAATAAGGATGCCTGGTTCAGCGGTTTCACACCTTATCTGACAACGATTGTGTGGGTTGGATATGACAACAACCTTCAACACAAATTGACGGGTTCAAGTGGTGGCGTTCCAGTATGGACTGACTTTATGAAGAAAATTGGAAGTCGCTATCCGGCAGATGATTTCGCTTGGCCAGAAGGCACCGTGAAAGTGACTTTGGATGAAGAAACACTAAAAGCCTTGAACGCTGTTCAAGCTCCCTTCGATCCGACTTCAGTTGAATTGATCTTCAGAAAAGGTACCGAGCCATAA
- a CDS encoding MBL fold metallo-hydrolase has protein sequence MSFSIKFWGVRGSLPSSPPPSVWAQHIEGVLQNFFTAGHRSADQVSMYIRGMEEPVVGGYGSATTCVELNYGNDQIIIDGGSGIRSISERILKGTATRKKGPYHIFMTHFHWDHVIGLPFFVPHFIPGEEIHYYAVQPELESLIRGLFKKPYFPVPFEALQAKIHFHVLEPRKMIQVGEFKVTPYQLDHPDPCWGFKVQANGKSYAHCVDTEGTRVTQEELGADLPLYQNIDLMYFDAQYTLPELAEKANWGHSAAQVGLEIAFREGIKRVLFAHHDPGARTDHVLELRRQTREYYEAVARASAANNETLPNVSWDFAHEGLEVVL, from the coding sequence ATGTCATTCTCCATAAAATTTTGGGGCGTTCGTGGCTCTTTGCCATCGTCTCCACCACCATCAGTTTGGGCACAACACATTGAGGGAGTTCTTCAGAACTTTTTCACTGCTGGTCATCGCAGTGCCGATCAGGTCTCCATGTACATTCGGGGAATGGAAGAGCCTGTTGTTGGTGGTTACGGATCCGCAACAACTTGTGTGGAGCTGAACTATGGCAATGATCAAATTATCATTGATGGTGGCAGCGGCATTCGTTCGATCAGCGAAAGAATTCTTAAAGGCACAGCGACTCGCAAAAAAGGTCCTTATCATATCTTCATGACTCATTTTCACTGGGATCATGTGATCGGTTTGCCGTTCTTTGTTCCGCATTTTATTCCTGGCGAAGAAATTCACTACTATGCTGTGCAGCCGGAGCTGGAATCTTTGATTCGTGGTTTGTTTAAAAAACCTTACTTCCCGGTGCCGTTTGAAGCCTTGCAGGCGAAAATTCATTTCCATGTTTTAGAGCCGCGCAAAATGATTCAAGTCGGCGAATTCAAGGTGACACCTTATCAGCTCGACCATCCAGATCCTTGTTGGGGTTTCAAAGTTCAAGCGAATGGTAAATCCTATGCACATTGTGTGGATACAGAAGGCACGCGGGTGACTCAAGAAGAGTTGGGTGCGGATTTGCCTCTGTATCAGAATATCGATTTGATGTATTTCGATGCGCAGTACACGTTGCCGGAGTTGGCGGAAAAGGCCAACTGGGGGCACAGTGCCGCGCAAGTGGGATTAGAAATCGCATTCCGTGAAGGCATCAAGCGAGTTCTATTTGCGCATCATGACCCGGGCGCTCGCACGGATCATGTTTTGGAATTGCGTCGTCAAACTCGGGAATACTATGAAGCGGTGGCTCGTGCCTCAGCTGCGAACAACGAGACTCTTCCGAATGTCTCTTGGGATTTCGCCCACGAAGGACTGGAAGTCGTTCTTTAG